The sequence below is a genomic window from Wyeomyia smithii strain HCP4-BCI-WySm-NY-G18 chromosome 1, ASM2978416v1, whole genome shotgun sequence.
ACTCCTACGGTTCACTTCAAACTAAGCGGTGTGGCTTGCGTTGTGATAAAAGGTCGACTAACTCGTCGCTCGATGGTAATGTACATACGATATCGGACACACAACCGATCAAAATACAGTTTCCAATGACACTAAATTATACGTTCCGACAGTTGTACCGTTAACAAGCCTGCTAGTGCGAAAGTGAAAGGTTCGTCTCGAATCGCGGTGCACTACATTTCGACACATTCTGCAGAGGGTCAATATTGCACTTACGTGAAGTAAACCTGTCCCTGACCATTCTTTGGCGCGTTCCATACAAAGCTTGCCCGCTCCTTGTCCCGGTTGTCGGCATGCGTAATGGAGGAACATTCCGGAATGGTTTTCGTGTTTGGAGATTCAATCCACTCGCCGATCCATTCGTTGCTTTGGGCATCCCTGGCCTGCAGGAAGAACCCACGGAACACATCCTGACCAGTGACGTCCACCTGAATTTGGGTGCCTGGTCCGTAGGTGTTTCCACTAGCTGTCACACGGAACGGACTAGTGCTGGCGTCTTGCGTTCTAGCGGCACCATGATTTGGTTGGTTGAAGCGGCTTTTGACGCAGGTGTCCGCTGGAGCTCCATCCGGGAATGCACTGACTGCGGCCAGACACATTCCAAAGTAGACAAACGCTTGTATCACCTTCATGTTGCCGAGGGTGTAGATTTAGTTTCGAATTCCTTCTCTTTGAGAACACTGCACCAAGAGAGAACTGAACAGTTCGAATGCGTACGTACTAAACGGCCAAAAACGGTCGATCCGGTGGGCTTTATATTGTTGTTAGTATACTGTCCGCTCTAGGCCAGACTCCGAAGGGAGGGGGAGATGTGGTCGCGAAACTGACATGACTCGAGTTCACCGTTCGGTTCATAGTTAGGGTGAGGCCCGTTCGTATGAGAAGCGGTTTGTGACAAGGTTTCAATTTAATTATGCTTTTAAAACAGACACAACGTCTGCTGCTGGCAGCAGCAATGAAATATGAATGAATGGCGCCTTGGCAGCGCTTGGGTAGAAAAAAGTACCTACTGTTGGTTTGAGCGGTACGGTGATATGCCGGATCATCGCTGGGAGAGATGATAAAAGTTTCGGTTGACCTTCCCCTCTGCATGTGTCGAACAACATATAGCGTAGTAAATAGTTGAGAAAGGGATTTTAATTTAATTCCAAATTCAAATTGGGTTTGTCTGTCCAGCTTGGAGCCTCTGCTGTTCAGTGTTGAAGGTTCGACTAAAAACATCTCTACGAGATGTTTGATATAGTTTTCGGCGACTGGTTGCAAACACTCGCTAACAGAATCATATAATCTGGTTATTAGTTTGAACTAAATTTTCATACACGTAATGAGGGGTCTTTTCAGAATATAACATGGCCAAGTAAAATTACACttgtaaacacaggttttttcCTAGagctcaaattaaaaaaaaaggaaagattatagcttttcaatcgTTCCTGTGAATATTGGTGCCCCAAGCAAAATTTACCTTTTCAAAAactcaaatgagttttcccgtaagccaaCGTCCGGCGAGCACTTACTGTGCGGCTTTTTGGCGCACTTCTGAAAACACAGGATGCTCCAAAATTTACATGAATGGTTGAGAAGCTATATAATCTTTTTAGGGTAACTTTTGCCGACCAGTGTTACTACTCTTTGTAGAGCTTTGATTTGTTTTATATTCAGCTGGACGcatcctgttgtttacattcaGATGTAAAAGTAAGTgcggaaaaataaaattttggtggGAGTGGGATCATGAATTATTTGATCATGAGTTGGCATAAATCTGAAATGTAACTATTGTGATGAAAGACGTGAATCACTTAAACTGTTCAGAAATTTGCCTCATGAGGCAATTTAGGCCCAAATAAAAACATATACGGTTAATGCTGTTGAACAGTCGAACGATGATATGAGTATTTTACTAATTTGAAGTGTGATAATAGTTGAAGATGTTGtttatgagacacgaccgcaaggttaaagtATAATTACGACAACCTGTCTtatttcaatgtatttcttgtaaTAATTGAAAGATAGATTAAAAGAAAGATGAGAAGGTATTGTGTTACACACATTGTAAAGTCACTTGACTGTGTAGTATTCAAATTGTTTCTGCCTCGCGCGTAGTGTTACATTCTCTTGTCTAGCTGTTATGTACTCAGTAGgtgataaaattctgaaaatggtgGAAAATGCTACCGAGATAACAACAGAACGAGGATCATCCCATATGTCATACAAATGGCAATCTGCAAAGAAGATGAATTGGTTTCCTAGCGCCCCAAAATCATCTATTTGTGCATGCAGTAGGTGAAACTTTTCTGCCACTCGCCAAAACATTACACCACAGTGATACAAAAGGATATTATTTCTTTGCATGTATTGAAATTTGATTTCAATCTACTTTTTGCACTCTACTTCTTGATAGTAAACTCTGTAGTACTCAGATGTGGAAAACTCATTTTTACTACTCCAATTGAATTTTTGTGGTCGCCcgattggttttagtttccacaAAGCTGGGACCTTGCATGCAGGTTAacggtgcttcccacacagaaGGGAGATCTAAAATCTAGCGCTGTGGAGCTCCCAGCTCCCAGCAAATTATCTTCTTGCAACAGTGATTGAATGCTTCCGTTACCGATTTTGCTACCCGTTATCAGCTGCTACTAAGTTGAGACCTTTCTCCCCACCATCcattagtaaaatgattggttcgAGTAGAAGCAGGTTTTTATTTAGCTCAAGAGTGCATTACAGGTTAACCGGTATGTATGTTAGGGGAAATAAGCGATAAGCGACCAACCAAATCAATCGAAATCTGTGTTTCTACAAGGCTCTACCATTTTCAATAGCACAGTTTTTGCATAATTAAGGCTTTATTATGCGTTCAGTGTCGTATGTCGGAGCAAATAACACAAGATACCGTATTTAGTTTTTTTCGTAAGATTTGGATcattgcgaccattattttgatcgttTTATGGTATATCTTTTATACCTACTTTTATACCTTTTATACCTACTTTTATACACTCAATTACGAAACATTTCATTACGCTGTTGTTGGATGTTGCATATTACTAAAGGAAAAGAAAATCCCGTTCGTGTTGAGACATGAAGATGAGTCTGAATTTACAACCTATTTCGTAAAGGTATTCTAGGTACTTGAATGAATAATGTATAACAAATTGACTCTTCAATTAAGTATTTAAATTGTCCTCAAAAAGACAATTCGTTGTTTAGttcaatatcggatatgatgccaATCAATAAGCAATAAGGCactcttctgataacacagtcgAAGGTTGTTTTTACCCTGAAAATTTGACAGccgacagattttgattgccgtCACCACCGTttttgtgttgccaaaatacggtAGCTACCTCTAATGCTGATGCTGCACTGCCGCTGCTGCTACACCGCACAGAGACAGCTCTTTACTAGGAGAAGTAATATCGCTGCACTGTAATTACTATTACTTCCGGTGCCCACGCTGCAGCCACCGTTTCTACTCGCTGCTTCTTAGGACCGTACTAGTGGCCATCCAcaagtaaactgattggttggAACAGGAGCAGGGTTTTATATATCCcgaatagtgcattcccggtcAACTAGGCATAATATTCTATCAACCGTGTTCGGGAAAGCACGCACTAAGCAACCACCCGGTCAACATCATATCGTATATAAATGAATGAAACTAATCGTAAATGTATCTCAACGAAGTCAAAATCGTATACAATGCGCAGAAGTTAATTTTTAATCGTATATTATGCCAGAACCTGACTGTTTTACGATTTTAGGTTTGAAATCGTAagacaatataaaaaaatcgctTCAAGTCGGATATTATTGTATATTTATACTTATATCAATGAATTGCATATTATTATTCCTTACTATTCCTTAGTATGTATATTGTCGCTAATACATAACGTATATGCTATTTTCGTGCATCTAATGCGAGTTTGTTGGGTATCCAGCTTTGCAtaagcggtaatggcggatagtGCACGAAGCCCAATTTGACGTTTgctgtaggtcagggaattttcaatcgcagtaacagagttgaaaatataacaacgtcgtaacgtagcatagcaactgcaacaaacaatgggcgtcttgttatttaaatttcgtcgtgcgcatgcgcgaataaaaacaaacaaaattgtttactaaagttgctatgctacgcggaaatttttttcatgtttttcactccgttactgcgattgaaaattacccgacctacagaaaacgtcaaaatgggctgcgtgtactgtccgccattaccgctcgtggaaagctggatatatGAGTGCGGATATTTCAAACGAAACAGGAATATgcgtatgaaaatgttgactgggcAATCAGAAATCGAAATCAGCGTTTTAACAAGACTATTTTCAGTACTCCAAAAGTTCGAATAATCACACTACAATTTTCTGCTTTTGGGCAGGTACATAgtcgattttccaatcgattgctgtaagaacaGAGGAGaccggttggaaactgactgacttttaaacatttgaaaatggacaattttcgtaCAAGAAGTACAATAgatagctcaattctgttggtttctTTGGGAAGCTGAGAATtgcgtaatcaatagtgtcttaaaaaCATCACACTAGAGAAAAaaagaagcacttagaaaggaacaaatgtgaaattGAATGTTTTTTGATAACTGAAATGCAATTTTCTCTCCAAAACCCATGGTTTTCACgggttttgttgttaaccaaattaaacattgaagtctactctacaagttgttttttgacaccaagcacctaactcttttagtttagctgttatttcaatttaaaagcaataagctgcgccttattgcttttaaattgaaataactTTGGCGACACCTTCTTGGGAATGCTTTCTACGGCAGAAAGTCCCAAGAAGGACCAAAATCAACAAGAAAAtctcttaaacttttttttttaaacgtacGTGCTGAAAgtgccaaattttgaaaccacgtgttcaatcataattcaccagttaacccttaactagcccgctcatctgataatattgatcaaatcggttgtgtagtttctgaaataatgaagtttcgtgattttcacatttcgatacattacagacgaagttacagtccgattacagtaaaattcaatagggtgttatgaggcatctagacttatcaattgacaccaattttgtggaaatcgggtcagccatctcttagaaaagtgagtgagttcaagtagtcttcggaatatgttccttttcatagctggatttcacatttttaaacataacaggcaaagttattgtccgattgcaaaacaaatcaatagggtcttatggggtaactagaccttccttttgacactgattttatgaaaatcggtccagccatctctgagaaacatgagtgagactaaacagtcttcagaacacgtttcttttcataacttttgaactgcaACTTAAatcttcacaaaattcaaaagttaagggttttttaggtagcccgtttatttaaaaccaattctgttctaatcggttgtgtagttattgagataatgatgtttcatgattttcacattttgatacataacctctaaactaaaaatccgattacaataaaattgaatagggtcttatgggacaacaagacctttcatttacaatcaatttcatgagaatcggtccaggcatctctgagaaaagtgagtgagaataaaaatctgcacatacacacacacacatacacatacacacacacatacagaaaatgaaaagtcgagtgatatatgccattcggcccttcggagcacttttatacttttggatttttttctggtAAAGCCTCAAAAACCAAAGCTACCGGAAAAACGTTATTCTTTCGAGTTTTCCGATATCTGCATGCACAGCTTGAGAGTGCaatttattcttcattcaagcCGACCGAAAATTGCTTTTGGTGATATCCGTCGTTTGTTCGTTGACATCCACATGTAGAGAACTTGAATGGATGGATGGTAACCAGCACAAAACGAAGCAAGCCAGACGGTTACCAACCTGATTCGGAGAACGATTTCGAAGCGGAGTGCTTTCGCTTCGGTTACTGCAGCAGCGAGTGGTTGTGCTTCGGTCGTCATGGTTCGCATGCAAAAGTTCCGAAAAAATACGAACGCCTCATGTAGGTGTGTTGAGTGTATGCGTATCAGTCAATTGAAATTATGGGTAAGGAAAGGGGGGGTGTTTATAGAACCAGAACTTTCTTTGTGTGAACAAGTTACTCAGCGTTCTGTTCTAATGCCGCAGGGTAGAGAAAGGCTTTACCCCAAAGGGAGTAGGAAGTGAAGCAGCACCGGTAATCGATGTAAACTTTTGGTGCGTGGTGGCGTGCTCACACGTATGAACTAGGTTTGGAACTTTATGCGAGCTTTCGTGCGAACTCAGTGTTACTAATATTGGTATCCCCTTTCTTCAACTGATTCAAGTTATAGTTGCTATTCTACAAACTATGTTTGAATTACACGATACTACAGTGAATCATAAAAATATCCATACGGTTTACTGTAAAACatgaaagtaaaaaaagtgatttttgttTCGAGTGCGAAAATAAAAGTGAAGTAGAAAAAAGTAGgggggtggtattcaagacacgaccgcatgacgttgactaccgtattcttataaaaaaaaaatattccattgaagcaaatagtagagggaattgcaacgcttcttttacaaaacttctgtaatgaaatttcgaggcaccaaaaggtacaagttgccgattattctcgtttactggtttccgtccagaattccagccattttagtgttttgcagtagccatttactactaaaagccaccagcattacgggtgaaaccggcacgagatgaccggtactcttatgtctttcctcctttcagctgctatcacctagcgtccgcatgtcactggtgcggttctggaattaaaatgatggggcgccggccgctgtcgtaaaattaacaccaacaaaaagatgcatatttgcaaggtttattccgctagcagcagcataaacatcggaaacagaaagtgacaacaacaataacaacaaagtcagatcgattgtatccgttagtgtcgactgtgcttgggaagagaggtagtgattggctgcgcggtatgatttagacaatcgatattaattaccaatttttcaatagtgtatctcaaacaatagtttgtttttgttacataaatttaaccgtaaaagaatttctgatcgattgatgccaaaacctcgaaaacctgattatagatgactgcaaaataagcgctcaaaacctgaccacttttctctggttttccctggttgaattactagattttcaaattcaggggcctaacttcgatatagacgttagtcaacgtcaaaacagaaaattcaattagccgcttctgtaacaaaatttcgaggcaccaaaaggggccaggtgccgaatatatccatgtttttggtcagtccgtttagaattctttcaagatagcgtccgtatgtagccggtacggtttagtaatgaaactgatggggtgaaatgttcgaacggtacgttttataccaaggcttcgtcagataaattaaaagagggatgggctacgcaaattatgaaatggaagagacaaatgtttcttgaaagctgcgccggccgctgtcataatattaacaccaacacaaacatgcatttttgcaaggttttttccgctagcagcatcatttggtaaaacagaaaattcaatttgccgcttctgtaacaaaattaagaggcaccaaaaggtgccagttaccgattatagtttcctggttagtccgtccagaattccagccatttaagtgttttgcagtagccatttattactaaagccaccagcattacgggtgaaaccggcacgagatgaccggtactatattgtatttccttctttcagctgctatcacctagcgtccgcatgtcactgatgcggttttggaatcagaatgatggggcgccggccgctgtcgtaaaattaacaccaacaaaaagatgcatatttgcaaggttttttccgctagcagcagcattttgtaataaaacagaaaattcaattagccgcttctgtaacaaaatttcgaggcaccaaaaggggccaggtgccgaatatatccatgtttttggtcagtccgtttagaattctttcaagatagcgtccgtatgtagccggtacggtttagtaatgaaactgatggggtgaaatgttcgaacggtacgttttataccaaggcttcgtcagataaattaaaagagggatgggctacgcaaattatgaaatggaagagacaaatgtttcttgaaagctgcgccggccgctgtcataatattaacaccaacacaaacatgcatttttgcaaggttttttccgctagcagcatcatttggtaaaacagaaaattcaatttgccgcttctgtaacaaaatttagaggcaccaaaaggtgccagttaccgattatagtttcctggttagtccgtccagaattccagccatttaagtgttttgcagtagccatttactactaaagccaccagcattacgggtgaaaccggcacgagatgaccggtactatattgtatttcctcctttcagctgctatcacctagcgtccgcatgtcactggtgcggttttggaatcagaatgatggggcgccggccgctgtcgtaaaattaacgccaacaaaaagatgcatatttgcaaggttttttccgctagcagcagcataaacatcggaaacagaaagtgacaacaacaataacaacaaagtcagatcgattgtatccgttagtgtcgactgtgctggggaagagaggtagtgattggctgcgcggtatgatttagacaatcgatattaattaccattttttcaatagtgtatctcaaacaatagtttgtttttgttacataaatttaaccgtaaaagaatttctgatcgattgatgccaaaacctcgaaaacctgattatagatgactgcaaaataagcgctcaaaacctgaccacttttctctggttttccctggttgaattactagatttttaaattcaggggcctaacttcgatatagacgttagtcaacgtcaaaaaggaTTTACCAAGTCCTCCgatattttcaacatttcgATCGTTCTAGACATTTTCGATATTGTTGTAATTTTCTAAATTGTGGACAATAATCTCATGGGTGTTCGGAATTACTAATCCGGCAGCACTGCTAGGACAGACTGTGTGCCGAATGCTGCCAAGCTAGCCAGTACAGAAACCCACCCTCTCGGGCTCTAGCCATTTGTTCACACGTGTAAGCTAGAGTCGCCGTTCCGTTCGGATTGCGAAACAGTGTCTCCCGCCCGAGTCGTAGCCGTTCGCCAAATTGTCCATTGCAACCAACGCCTGCGCGTAGATAATCGGGGCGCCATCCTATGCTGCAGTATTTTTGCTACACACAAGTCCTGTGCCACCTTTCAGGagaggcagcagcagcagcttcgAGCCTTACGGTACGGTACACCACGAATCGTCGATCGAATCGCTTGTGTGCCAGTGTGCTTGCCTTGCAAAACTGTTGTGTATAGCCAGCGGAACGCCCGCCCGCGCAGGGCAGCATAAAGCCCGTTGGCCCTCGAACCACAACCAAACA
It includes:
- the LOC129725299 gene encoding putative defense protein 3, which encodes MKVIQAFVYFGMCLAAVSAFPDGAPADTCVKSRFNQPNHGAARTQDASTSPFRVTASGNTYGPGTQIQVDVTGQDVFRGFFLQARDAQSNEWIGEWIESPNTKTIPECSSITHADNRDKERASFVWNAPKNGQGQVYFTGTIVKNYGTFWANLIAEAPAARQFG